In Lolium rigidum isolate FL_2022 chromosome 3, APGP_CSIRO_Lrig_0.1, whole genome shotgun sequence, the genomic window GGAGATGCGCCTCCTTGAGCTCAAGGTCGTTTAGCAGTTTGCGGAAGAGACCCATGGCCCTCCTGTTGATGAGGTTATTGCTCTTGTCTCTGGCATCGACGATTAGGTTGAAATCACCCGCCACCGCCCACGGTCCAACGATCGCTGCACGGAGGGAACGCAGTTCGTCGAGGAAAGGAGGTTTGAGGGCGTCCACAGTAGGCCCGTAAACTGCCGTGAGCCACCATGGGGCACCACCGGCGGCAGATAGGTTGATGGAGACCGAGAAGCGATCAGTCCTGGAGCCTAAGACACACACGTCGGAGGAGCACCAAGCGACCAAAATGCCACCAGCTGTGCCGAGAGCAGGCAAGTAGACAAACCCGTCGAAGCGGGGTCCGAGCGTTTCCTTAATGATGAAGAGGTCTACATGCTGTAACTTGGACTCGGAGATGCAGACCACGGAGGCCATGGCGTTCTCAACGACGTCCCTAACCACTAATCTACGGGCTTTGTTATTGAGCCCTCTGGGGTTCCACACGACCACATTAACGTTTGGGCTCGACATGGGGAAGACCTACAAAGCCACCAACAAGGGCAGGCCTAAGCATCCGCAGCCACCACCATGTCCTCGTCAGCCCCAGCAACGCACTCGAGGCCGAAAAGGGCCGCAATGGCGGCCAGCTGCTCCGGACCCAAGGGTGAGGCGAAGATCGCCGCATAATCCTTCAACTGCGCAGCCGAGAGGCGCTCCTCCTCATGGCAGACGCCGAGCTTTTGCATCAAGATGCGTTGCGCGCGCTTGATGGTGGGCGTGGATGGACCGCGCCTCTTCGCCGCGAGACGACGGCTGCGCCTGGCCGTAGACTTGGGGACAGAGAAAAGGCGGCGCCTGACAACCTTGGGGTCCGGAAGCGGCAGCAACGGATCATCTATCCGCAGCCTGAACTGTTGCAGAAGAGCTGCGAGCGTGGCATCGTCCGGCGTCGGCACGAGACCAGGTGCGGCAGGGGCATCGACGTGACCAGTGCCTAGGTCACCGCCATCCGCGTGTTCCTGGGTGGGCACGGGGGGGGGCCTCTTGGGCCGAAGGCGGGTCATTGCAGCCCGGGCCCGTGGCATGGAGAGCTAGGGCTGAGTTGGCAGGCGTAACTGGCGGGGCCCCTGGGGTCCTGGCCCCGCGACCGAGGGGCACGGGCAGGCGGAAGGCATGCTATGCACCAGTCCGGCAGATGCAGCAGATCGTCGGTCAGCGAGAAAGGTGGCAGCAGCTTGGATGGCTTCCCTGTTTCCTTCCAGGAAATCCGCGGCCGCGGGCCTCGGGCTAGTCCGGGAATTGGCGGCATCCGAAAAAGCCGAGGAAACCTGCCGTTGACACGGCGCATGGCTCCAACCCGTGGAAGCAGCGCATGACCGGTCGACGGCCGCGTGCGTGGAAGTCAGCATGCGCGGCCCCTCCACAGACCACGTGTCCACTTCGCATGGGCCCACAGCACCCGAGGCATGCAGAGACTGCGGAGGCTGCATGGGGCTGGGTCGTAGGCATGTGGTGGCGAGCGCTAGGGCGCTAGGGTTTCGCCGCTCGCTCGTGACCAGCATGGCCCCACTGGCAGGTCCAGCAGCCCATCTCCCGGAGAAAGAGACGGCGGTAGGGGCGGCGCCGCCGGTCTCGACAGCAGGTAAGGCGTCGCTTGGCGGGGCTGGGGCGTTGGCGGCCGCATCTCTCCCacgcccccggcggcggcgcggcgcccgaCGGCGGCGCCTCTTGCGGGGTTGGCGGTCCGGAGCCTCATCACCAACATGGGCAGGAAAGGCACCGCCGTCGCCGGGGCCGTCAGAGTCAGAGCTGGCCTCACCGATGAGCCAGCTGACCACGTGGATACGGATGCGGTACCAGAGAACCTTGGGGGTTTTGATGCGTGGGCGGCCATCACGGACCTGGAGGCGGAGCCCCGAGCCGGGCTCAGGGACGGCCAGCCACCGCACGGACGGGGTGGAGGCGACGTCGTGCGACCAGGCCTCCAGCTTGAAGACGGACATATTGGTGCGGTTGGCCGTGGCGAGGTCGATGGCGTCCACTATGCCGCTGCCGTCGAGGAGTTTGATTGCCGTACGCTCCGCCCAGGCATGCGCCGGGATGCCACGCATCTCGATCCGGGCGAGGAAAGGAAGCTCCCTCAACACGGCGCCGGCGCGCCTCGACCAAGGAGATAGCACGAGGGAGAACTGGGAGGTGTCGATGCGGCCGGCGCGGACGAGCGTGTCGCGGCATGTACTTGTGAATGCCGGGCAAACTGGGTACCCCCAGAACCAGCCGTGAGAGCAACCAATGGTCTGCTTCAGGACTCTGACGTTCTCCCTATTCCGGCTCTCCCACCACCAGGAGGAGTGGTTGCAGCACGAGCTGGGAGCCCTCGACGCATGCTATCTCAGGCGGAGATGGTAGCCCGACGAGCCCAGGGCCTATGTTTCAACTATGACGAGCAGTTTGGCCCTGGTCACCGCTGCAAGAAGTTGTATATCATGGAGGTGGATCCATTCCTCGATGATCACAATTCAGCTGATAACGGCTGATTTTTAGCAGCCCTGTCTAGCTtatcagctcgaggacgagctgattCGTGAAGGCTTTAGTGGTGCACCAAATCATAGGAAATCAATCTGTATCCTTCTAATTTAAGAGGATCAAATCTCTAGAGGTAGTTTCCAAGTTATTTAGTACTTTCCAAATTTGTTAGGATTCTGGCATTAGGCCTCAAGTAATGTACGTGCGCTATTTATGCCTGCCCCTAGACTCTTACGGGAATCAATCAAGAAAAAATCAGATATAATATCTCTACTCCCACGTTACTTCTTCCTCTGCCTCTGTTGTGCGACAACCCCTCCACGGCTGAAGTCGCGCTGCAGAGGTCCAGGGGTTCGGCGTATATCCCACTACGTGACAGGTAGGGGATGATGCCCCAGCCAACTTTCTAGACAAATAAAGATCAGCcatgtcatcgtcatcatccaatAATTGTTCAAGCTCATATCTCACCTAAAATTAAAGCGCATTTTTTGACACACAAGAAAACCATACACAAGACAAATAATGTACCAGTCTATAACTAGTCGTTAAAATAGAAATATATTCCATAGCAAAAATAGCAGCAGACTGACTACCTATTTACATTTGGTGGTGAACAAAAATCAATCATAAAGCAGCAGACTGACTACCTATTTACACTTGCACTACCCGAAATGTGGATAGTTAAGTAACATTTTCTTACATGCCATCCTTTCAGCAGTAAAGTGCAATGTCTTGTAACATCTTAATCTTATATGCACTACAATAATACACTGATGATAAATGCATGGTGAAACATTGGTGAATCAACATAGTCATGTTATATGACCACAAGTCATCTAAGCGAAACAAGATATCAACTATAATATTTTTTCTATCATTCTAGGCAAAATGTTCCTACTCCGTACGCATCAGAATTATAGCTATACAACTAAGTTCAATAGTCGAATAAAAGAAGATGGGCAGCAATCATCCATTGTCCTTTTTTTAATTCTGAAAACATGGTGAAGTGACATTTTTCAACATTCTGTAATTAATATATTCCCTCtgtcccaaattaattgactcaattttgtctagataggCATGTATCTAGACACTGCGTATCTAGcctaagttgagtcaattaatttgggttGGAGGGAGTAGCATCATGCATGGACTAGTTAAAGTGTTCAGTTTTACTCTCCGTTTTCTTCATAGTAAGGGAGAGCAGTTCAGTCCACTTGCTCTTTGGCCGTTAAAGGCATCACCTAAGCGCTCCCCCCTCCGCCTTAGAAAAACGCCCACCTTAGGCGCCTAGGCGTCGGAGCCCCCCCCTCACCTtggcgcctttaaaaccatgagtAGCATACTGCGTGCTACTTCAAATAAATGGCATACATGATGTTTCTAGGAGGTGCTAATCAAGTTCATACTAGGGGGATTAAGTATAGTGAACATGAGTTCACTCACCTTGGATGTCAGTTCATCCAAAGCTGGGTAAGCATCGGTCTCCAGCTCAGTAGTGCATGCATCAAGAAAGGTGCAGATTGCTTCCAAAGTAACCTCCAGTGCACAGAACTCTAAGGGAGATTCTGGTGTTCATATAATGAAATTGCAGGGCCTGAACATATCTTGTAGAAGTACAATTAGCCTATTATCATGGCCATGAATTAAAGATAGCTAGCAATTAAAACGGAAATAAACAAGAAAAATATTTTAATAAAAACAACAGTACTACTTAGAAAAAACGGGTATTGTTTTTAAAGTACCAGCTGGCATCAACCAATTGGACAGAATCTATGTCGGAGAAATGAGAATCATTTTGATCTAAGGATCAGGATGGCACAAAAATTATCACACGGATTGTATAAGATATACCAGATGAAGAAGTGGTAGTATTGTTGTAAATGATCACAAAGACACCATACAGATAAAGTCTGATCTCAAGGTTCCTTGGTTTATACTGTATATAATAACTATATGACTGGTGCCATGTGTCATAAATCATCCCTGCCTCCCTTGCCCAATGTTAACCTGTAAATACATATGTCCCTGCCTCCCTGGCCCAATATTAAAAGGAAGGGATAGTCACATGTATGATGTATCTACTGGATTAATATTGTAATATCTCAAATTGCTCTGAACAGATTCCCAGCAAATCAAATGGGCACAATATAGTGCCATATATAATCTAGGAAGGCACTAAGAGTCCTAGTTACAACATTTACCAAGTATccctaaaaaataaaataaattgtgATGCGTAGACTGGTAGAGGAGACAGGACAATAATTTTgatgaattttgaatttttttctacTTATTGTTTCTTTTCATCAACACTAGTTCTGCACAAAAGATGAACCATTTAAAAAGTTGCATCAACTTTGCAGTTGAGAAAACCGAGCGATACGGTTATTCCAGCTATCTCTTATAGTTTTCCTTAACTGATCAATTCTCTTTCGATTGACTGAAATGACAATGATCTGTTCAGAGAAAATCCATATTAATGAATTGCATCATCCGCAAAGTTGATCCTCTAAGTCAAGATTTGCAGTCGAGGATCTGGCTATTCCCAGCTACTCAGGTCCCAACAAGACCCTTGTGCTGAGCATAAGCAGCAATAGAGAGCAATATGAAGTTACAAAATAGCCCTGGATACAAAAACCGCCTGCCACAAGTTATAATATGTGAGTGAGACAGGTGAATTTTCAAGAAGTACCTTAGAAGCCACCActgtatcagaatatcatcactgCAAACTGTAGCTGTAAGAAACTTGTAAGCTATAGAAGGCCAACTTTTTTCACCGATCCCAATCCAACATTTTGACAGGTGCCTATCCAAGCCTGCTAGTAAAACAAATAGTGCCCTGTGTGGAACAGGAACACAGGGACTCTGGAAGCGGGACAATGCTCGCAGCAGATTTATACAGAGCAACGAGACAGACAACTAGGTAAAATATAAAGGTCAACTAGATTAAAGGCTTATAAGTTCTGAACTAACTGCTCACTAATTAGCATACATGGTTTTTGGTTTCCACACAGGTTGTCAAACCATATTAATAATAATTCTCCATGAAGGATATGACAACCAAATAAAAAGTAGCAACGTACATCATATCCTTGTGAGAACCAAACTACACATAAATCTACTAAATACTAGCATTAGATAGCAATGCAGGATCTTATAGTAACTTTGTTGGCCGACAATTGCAAGTTTTCAACCTCATGTTCATGCCCCTGATTTTCTTTTCCCGAGTAAACTAGGAACAACATGGGAGATGAGGAAATCCTTCAAAACACCAGGGCAGCTCTTGGTTAAAAACTCAAAACCTTCAGACTTGATGGCCGCATCCAGATTCATGGGCGAGCCGAGGAACGCCAAGCAAGCCGCCTTAAGCCCACAGCAGTGGTGCTGCTCGGCCAACGCCAATATGGTCGCCACTGAGCTCGTATCGATATCACTGCTCAGCTTATCCTCGCAAATCAGCTTCAGCCTGTCCAAACCGTACTTGTCTGCTGCAACAAGCAAATGCTGAGCCATGGCGGATTCTTCATCTTGCTTCATCTCCGGCAACGCATCCGTGTAGATGAAGGAAAGCAGAGCACTGAACACGCGTGCCTCCATGTCATCTATGTGGATGGCATCTGTGCTTGTTCCCTCCTTCATGGGGCCACAGAACTGCGCTCTGAAAACTGGCGAACGCGCCGCGAGCACCGACCGGTGGGCGGAGAACGTCTCGCCGGCAACTCGGAACTCGACGTCGACGCAGGCCTTGCTTGACAGGAGGTCCCCAAAGTGCAGGTGCATGTCAGACGGTGGCACCACGATGGCTGGAGCCTCCTGCGTGTGGCACTCGCCCATGATGTTAACATCGACCTTGACAGTGAAGGAATCGTCCTTGAGATGCTCTGATTTCTCCAATGCCTCCCTTCCCATAAACTTGCCAAATCCCCAACAGTCGCTACCCACGGCAAAGTCTCTGATACTGGTAGTCTTAGTATagtccggcaccggcttcccatgtTGGTCGAGTAAGCTGAATTTGCCTTGTGCCTTCACGGTCTCGGCTTCGGCAAGGGTATCATCGAGTGTGAGAAAGAGGGATATGAAATCCACGTTCTTGGAGTCCCCGTTGGGATAGTAACGAACATGCCATGTCCGGCCACCAGCCCCGAACGGGCAAGAGTCGATCCACTCGCCATTAGGGACCTCCTTTGTGCGCGAGTAGCCGACGATTCTTAGCAAATGGTAGCCGCTCACGGCGCCGGCGATGATAGAGGAGGCGGATCCGGTGGGTTGGCCGT contains:
- the LOC124697415 gene encoding BTB/POZ and MATH domain-containing protein 1-like, which translates into the protein MDPSSLYRPINIHLYRPIHTHRRVPSSSSRSLAALIHTPHLPKAKPFRRHLPPSSPAICPAFTQYTMTISARIAGDGQPTGSASSIIAGAVSGYHLLRIVGYSRTKEVPNGEWIDSCPFGAGGRTWHVRYYPNGDSKNVDFISLFLTLDDTLAEAETVKAQGKFSLLDQHGKPVPDYTKTTSIRDFAVGSDCWGFGKFMGREALEKSEHLKDDSFTVKVDVNIMGECHTQEAPAIVVPPSDMHLHFGDLLSSKACVDVEFRVAGETFSAHRSVLAARSPVFRAQFCGPMKEGTSTDAIHIDDMEARVFSALLSFIYTDALPEMKQDEESAMAQHLLVAADKYGLDRLKLICEDKLSSDIDTSSVATILALAEQHHCCGLKAACLAFLGSPMNLDAAIKSEGFEFLTKSCPGVLKDFLISHVVPSLLGKRKSGA